In one window of Bradysia coprophila strain Holo2 chromosome IV unlocalized genomic scaffold, BU_Bcop_v1 contig_106, whole genome shotgun sequence DNA:
- the LOC119070695 gene encoding uncharacterized protein LOC119070695 isoform X1, producing MSLSQNPGTIHIASEGVIQTVNDASIYVLNQNTSDVATVVHLNDFNDDDTSICTDSTISETANNSFELCNNGSRILESIGDQRHVTYSNIHIENSSDILLGTKAIFNEPVVIQQVQQLVVSSDSRILNHNQQHVASPDSICTNKVTENQLCCCFKTNIDRSTCRFRAMLIAIALLSLLSSAAVAGYFLYVHIAALYAGAIFVCKTNGTDSCYIGSSTFACSNLVSSDDRPYISGHTTADICKIYSQRNCVGGMQRIGTNHTIFDFDALSACC from the exons ATGTCTCTTTCCCAAAACCCTGGAACCATTCATATTGCATCCGAAGGTGTGATTCAAACTGTAAACGATGCTTCTATATACGTGCTAAATCAAAATACAAGTGACGTCGCAACGGTTGTTCATCTAAATGATTTCAATGATGATGATACATCTATTTGTACCGATTCGACTATTAGCGAGACGGCAAATAATTCGTTTGAGCTGTGCAATAACGGATCGAGAATTCTAGAAAGTATAGGAGATCAGCGACATGTCACGTACAGCAATATACATATTGAGAATTCCAGTGATATATTACTTGGTACCAAGGCAATTTTTAACGAGCCAGTGGTCATTCAACAAGTTCAACAGTTAGTAGTGAGCAGCGATAGTCGAATACTAAACCATAACCAACAACATGTCGCTTCACCAGACAGTATATGCACTA ATAAAGTAACGGAAAATCAGCTTTGTTGCTGTTTCAAAACGAACATCGATCGATCAACATGTAGATTTCGAGCCATGTTGATTGCAATTGCCCTCTTATCCCTTTTAAGTTCAGCGGCTGTAGCTGGCTACTTCTTATATGTCCATA TTGCAGCACTGTACGCTGGAGCCATATTTGTGTGTAAAACAAATGGGACAGACTCTTGCTACATTGGGAGTAGTACGTTTGCTTGTAGCAACTTAGTTTCATCCGATGACCGTCCCTATATTAGTGGACATACCACGGCtgatatttgtaaaatttattcacaAAGAAATTGTGTTGGTGGTATGCAACGGATAGGGACGAATCACactattttcgattttgatgCGCTGTCGGCTTGTTGCTAA
- the LOC119070695 gene encoding uncharacterized protein LOC119070695 isoform X2, with translation MSLSQNPGTIHIASEGVIQTVNDASIYVLNQNTSDVATVVHLNDFNDDDTSICTDSTISETANNSFELCNNGSRILESIGDQRHVTYSNIHIENSSDILLGTKAIFNEPVVIQQVQQLVVSSDSRILNHNQQHVASPDNKVTENQLCCCFKTNIDRSTCRFRAMLIAIALLSLLSSAAVAGYFLYVHIAALYAGAIFVCKTNGTDSCYIGSSTFACSNLVSSDDRPYISGHTTADICKIYSQRNCVGGMQRIGTNHTIFDFDALSACC, from the exons ATGTCTCTTTCCCAAAACCCTGGAACCATTCATATTGCATCCGAAGGTGTGATTCAAACTGTAAACGATGCTTCTATATACGTGCTAAATCAAAATACAAGTGACGTCGCAACGGTTGTTCATCTAAATGATTTCAATGATGATGATACATCTATTTGTACCGATTCGACTATTAGCGAGACGGCAAATAATTCGTTTGAGCTGTGCAATAACGGATCGAGAATTCTAGAAAGTATAGGAGATCAGCGACATGTCACGTACAGCAATATACATATTGAGAATTCCAGTGATATATTACTTGGTACCAAGGCAATTTTTAACGAGCCAGTGGTCATTCAACAAGTTCAACAGTTAGTAGTGAGCAGCGATAGTCGAATACTAAACCATAACCAACAACATGTCGCTTCACCAGACA ATAAAGTAACGGAAAATCAGCTTTGTTGCTGTTTCAAAACGAACATCGATCGATCAACATGTAGATTTCGAGCCATGTTGATTGCAATTGCCCTCTTATCCCTTTTAAGTTCAGCGGCTGTAGCTGGCTACTTCTTATATGTCCATA TTGCAGCACTGTACGCTGGAGCCATATTTGTGTGTAAAACAAATGGGACAGACTCTTGCTACATTGGGAGTAGTACGTTTGCTTGTAGCAACTTAGTTTCATCCGATGACCGTCCCTATATTAGTGGACATACCACGGCtgatatttgtaaaatttattcacaAAGAAATTGTGTTGGTGGTATGCAACGGATAGGGACGAATCACactattttcgattttgatgCGCTGTCGGCTTGTTGCTAA
- the LOC119070694 gene encoding aminopeptidase N-like has translation MLRLTLYFLIGFVGTISSSSIPLPSPRDIQPRLDGYEYRLPNSTRPEAYFVDLTTNVHNNIFNFVGVVDIDIVVLQPTPVITLHQRQLTISFITLEPLPQTGTVIPISSFNYDPVTEFLSIHVESATLAVNDRYRLSITYTGVLRQDEAGFYRSSYVANDGTRRWLATTQFESTDARHGFPCYDEPALRANFTISIRHGAGYNAISNMPVREVVDSGNGIVVTHFQTTPPTPTYLIAFVVSDFVQENNGINADFPHATYARPNAIQGAAYSVEMGEKILKAFDDYLTIPFSHALPKMDQVAVPDFAAGAMENWGLVTYREPYLLLFENSTFTTKTNIVTIVAHEFAHQWFGNLVTPRWWTYLWLNEGFATLFEYYATNWVLPEWKILDVFVYQTLQYVLQSDAREQTRPMTHYVDAASDIENLFDGVAYDKSGSVLRMILHAITESTFKKGLVYYLTNKEFSDAAEEDLFAALNQAAKEDQTIETTQTIEAIMSTWTRQRGFPLFTVQRNYVTGEINIRQERYFTVPPSTEDSALWWIPYNFATANNPDFENTRAEGWMSPTRTSIIAQTSAKTWSSNDWIVFNKQETGYYRVMYDATNYNLIVSQLNSDFSKIHLTSRAQLIDDSFDFARTGRLNYRTAFDVVAHLEYETEYVPWGSALTHLTFVNRMLSTTSEYPQFQNFTRILIKNLYDHVGVTDKGDAEPHFQKQARIWAINWACNMGLEECLTATRNAISQQNIASIHVNVRQAVLCGALRQATDYTYVSVFELLGLETDSTERNRYISALGCSWNRNHLLDYIYTSSASSEENVFNSQAERYRVFSSVLDNGQVGLSVAIEYLRNDLAGAVSSYGRSNINSALTAIASYITTTEMESQFSSVLTLAESVTAIESSTIARANEIIAENMAWTMAYRSNIDTWIAEYHRSRGEQITVPPTDAPTDPPTSAPTEPPTDAPSSSAIITLSVLLITILTAVNLL, from the exons ATGTTGCGACTAACGTTGTACTTTCTAATCGGATTTGTTGGAACAATTTCAAGTTCCAGCATTCCTTTACCCTCGCCGCGAGACATACAACCTAGACTTGACGGTTACGAATACAGGCTTCCCAATAGCACAAGGCCAGAGGCTTACTTCGTTGACCTGACCACAAATGTTCacaataacattttcaattttgtcggAGTAGTGGATATTGACATTGTGGTATTACAACCGACTCCTGTTATTACCCTGCACCAACGACAACTCACCATATCTTTCATTACGTTGGAACCATTGCCTCAAACTGGAACAGTAATACCTATATCGTCCTTCAACTACGATCCGGTGACGGAATTTCTGTCCATACACGTGGAATCCGCAACTCTGGCGGTAAATGATCGATACAGGTTGTCGATAACTTATACGGGCGTTTTAAGACAGGACGAAGCTGGATTCTATCGATCATCTTACGTTGCTAATGACGGTACTAGAAGATGGCTCGCCACCACTCAATTTGag TCGACTGACGCTCGTCACGGTTTCCCTTGCTATGATGAGCCAGCGTTAAgagctaattttacaatttcgatACGTCACGGAGCAGGTTACAACGCTATTTCAAACATGCCTGTTCGAGAGGTGGTGGATAG CGGCAATGGAATTGTGGTCACACATTTCCAAACAACACCACCGACGCCGACATACCTCATAGCATTCGTTGTGTCAGATTTTGTGCAAGAAAACAATGGAATCAACGCTGACTTCCCTCATGCAACGTATGCACGACCGAATGCTATTCAAGGAGCTGCATACAGTGTTGAAATGGgagagaaaattttgaaagcttTCGATGACTATCTAACAATACCGTTCTCCCATGCACTGCCGAAAATGGATCAGGTTGCAGTGCCTGATTTTGCTGCAG GTGCTATGGAAAATTGGGGTCTCGTCACCTACAGAGAACCGTATTTGTTGCTCTTCGAAAACTCAACGTTCACCACAAAAACGAACAT AGTTACCATAGTTGCGCACGAATTCGCTCATCAATGGTTCG GTAATCTTGTAACACCGAGATGGTGGACTTATTTATG GTTGAACGAGGGTTTTGCGACATTGTTTGAGTACTACGCTACAAACTGG GTTTTACCGGAATGGAAAATTCTCGATGTTTTCGTTTACCAAACTTTGCAATATGTATTACAAAGTGATGCGCGAGAGCAGACTCGTCCAATGACGCACTACGTTGATGCTGCATCGGATATAGAGAATCTCTTCGATGGTGTTGCTTACGATAAAT CTGGTAGCGTTCTACGGATGATATTGCATGCCATAACTGAAAGTACTTTCAAGAAGGGATTGGTCTACTATCTGACAAATAA agaGTTCTCTGATGCTGCCGAAGAAGATCTATTTGCGGCACTAAATCAAGCTGCCAAGG AGGATCAAACCATCGAAACTACTCAAACAATAGAGGCGATAATGTCAACGTGGACCCGGCAAAGAGGTTTTCCTCTATTCACCGTACAACGCAATTACGTCACAGGTGAAATAAATATTCGCCAAGAAAGGTACTTCACTGTTCCCCCATCCACGGAAGATTCGGCATTGTGGTGGATTCCGTACAACTTTGCAACAGCTAACAATCCCGATTTTGAGAACACAAGGGCAGAGGGATGGATGTCCCCTACCCGAACAAGTATAATCGCCCAAACGTCTGCTAAGACTTGGTCTTCCAATGACTGGATAGTGTTCAACAAACAGGAAACCGGCTACTATCGAGTTATGTACGACGCAACAAACTACAATTTGATCGTCAGCCAACTGAATAGCGACTTCTCGAAAATCCATTTGACCAGTCGCGCTCAGCTGATCGATGATTCTTTCGATTTTGCAAGAACCGGCAGACTTAATTACCGAACTGCTTTCGATGTTGTAGCTCATTTAGAGTACGAAACAGAATATGTGCCGTGGGGATCGGCTTTGACGCATTTAACATTCGTTAATCGCATGCTATCGACGACAAGTGAATATCCACAATTCCAGAACTTTACGCGCATTCTGATTAAGAATTTGTATGACCATGTTGGAGTCACCGATAAAGGAGACGCCGAACCACATTTCCAGAAACAGGCCCGAATTTGGGCAATAAATTGGGCCTGTAACATGGGTTTAGAAGAGTGTTTGACCGCTACCCGAAACGCTATTTCTCAACAAAATATCGCATCCATTCATGTTAATGTCAGACAAGCGGTTCTTTGCGGTGCCCTTCGTCAAGCTACAGACTATACTTACGTATCCGTCTTCGAACTGCTTGGTTTGGAGACCGATTCAACAGAACGCAATCGATATATTTCAGCTCTGGGCTGCTCGTGGAACCGTAATCATCTTTTAGACTACATCTACACATCATCGGCCAGCAGCGAAGAGAACGTTTTTAATTCGCAAGCGGAAAGATATCGTGTCTTCTCATCTGTATTGGACAATGGACAAGTGGGTTTGTCCGTTGCAATTGAATATTTACGAAACGATCTAGCTGGTGCAGTTAGCAGCTATGGACGCTCAAATATTAATAGTGCCTTAACCGCTATTGCTTCGTATATTACAACGACCGAAATGGAGAGTCAG TTCAGCAGCGTACTTACTTTGGCCGAAAGTGTAACGGCTATCGAAAGCAGCACAATAGCACGGGCAAACGAAATTATTGCGGAAAATATGGCATGGACGATGGCATATCGCTCGAATATCGACACATGGATTGCCGAATATCACAGATCCAGAGGAGAACAAATTACCGTTCCACCTACGGATGCACCTACAGATCCGCCAACATCTGCACCAACTGAACCGCCAACTGATGCACCATCATCGTCAGCAATCATTACTTTATCTGTTTTGCTAATAACGATTTTGACTGCGGTTAATCTTTTGTAA
- the LOC119070626 gene encoding UDP-glycosyltransferase UGT5-like, which yields MKRLFCCTIISWLCLGSAVDSYNLLCFFPTISKSQVVFAKPLLVALAEKGHNVTLVSSFSVQKNVPNYREIIIPIDMTAHLKLTSDVANEERSGNVISTIATVFTKMLDATNETMHHPMFKALLRSGQFDGVIHGFAMNTFQVGIGVHFDCPSIFLSSVPVIPPVAHMVGHPMNPEAVPSFLTNYKGGMTFFQRVANFLITGMTVIFAWYQEYLNKQYYNAIFTSDKYPSYEDAKKNIALLLVNDHFTQGNVRPLLPNTIEVSGLQVTDKVDPLPADIKEFVEGATHGLIFVSFGTNIRSADLTLEKRTALLSTFGKLKQRVLWKFEDDTLTNLPANVLVKKWLPQNDILAHPNTKIFVSHMGIGGYNEAMYHAVPVLAIPFAGDQFTNGKKAENSGWAEVIQYPDLTQALFEKKLLSLLRESKYKENVQRISNLYRDRPVSAIDASIFWIEYVIRHKGAQHLRYAGVELNFFQQNSLDVLMFLVVTFYVGFKVLGFIFRKLIALCCKSSKNVQKRKTQ from the exons ATGAAGAGATTATTTTGTTGTACAATAATTTCATGGCTATGTTTGGGCTCTGCGGTCGATTCGTACAATTTGCTTTGCTTTTTTCCGACAATAAGTAAATCTCAAGTAGTGTTCGCCAAGCCTTTACTTGTCGCTCTTGCCGAGAAGGGTCATAATGTAACTCTGGTCAGCTCGTTTTCAGTGCAGAAAAATGTACCAAATTATCGGGAGATTATCATTCCAATTGATATGACGGCGCATTTAa AACTCACATCGGATGTTGCTAATGAAGAGAGAAGTGGCAATGTAATCTCAACGATCGCCACAGTATTCACTAAGATGCTGGACGCCACAAATGAGACAATGCATCACCCGATGTTCAAAGCATTATTACGATCAGGCCAATTCGATGGAGTGATACATGGCTTTGCAATGAATACATTTCAGGTCGGAATCGGTGTACACTTTGATTGCCCGTCAATTTTCTTAAGTTCCGTTCCGGTAATTCCGCCGGTGGCTCATATGGTCGGGCATCCGATGAATCCCGAAGCGGTACCCAGTTTCCTGACGAATTACAAGGGTGGAATGACGTTTTTCCAACGGGTTGCTAACTTCCTCATAACTGGAATGACCGTAATTTTCGCTTGGTATCAAGAGTACCTGAACAAGCAATATTACAACGCGATATTCACGAGCGATAAATATCCCAGCTATGAAGatgcaaagaaaaatatcGCTCTGTTGCTCGTCAATGATCATTTTACGCAAGGGAATGTTCGTCCTCTTCTTCCGAATACAATTGAAGTTAGTGGGCTTCAGGTGACCGATAAAGTTGATCCACTACCCGCAGATATAAAGGAATTCGTTGAAGGAGCTACCCATGGACTTATTTTCGTCTCTTTCGGTACGAACATTCGAAGTGCTGATCTAACTTTGGAAAAACGGACTGCCCTTCTGAGCACATTCGGGAAGCTCAAGCAACGCGTTCTATGGAAATTTGAAGACGACACGCTAACGAATCTACCCGCTAATGTTCTGGTCAAAAAATGGCTTCCGCAGAATGACATTCTTGCGCATCCGaataccaaaatttttgtatcgcACATGGGTATCGGAGGATATAACGAAGCAATGTATCATGCTGTACCTGTATTGGCGATTCCATTCGCAGGCGACCAATTTACGAATGGTAAAAAGGCCGAAAATAGCGGATGGGCTGAGGTTATTCAGTATCCAGATTTGACTCAAGCATTGTTTGAGAAAAAGCTGCTGTCGTTGCTAAGAGAAAGTAAATACAAGGAAAATGTTCAACGAATTAGCAACCTATACCGTGATAGACCCGTATCGGCAATCGATGCATCAATATTTTGGATTGAGTATGTTATTAGGCATAAGGGAGCGCAACATTTACGGTATGCTGGAGTTGAATTGAactttttccaacaaaattcattGGATGTACTTATGTTTCTGGTCGTAACATTTTATGTTGGTTTTAAAGTACTTGGATTTATCTTCAGAAAGTTAATTGCATTGTGTTGCAAAAGCAGTAAAAATGTTCAGAAACGAAAGACACAATAA